A genomic window from Candidatus Cybelea sp. includes:
- a CDS encoding oligopeptide transporter, OPT family, which produces MNDRVELTLRALVLGAAITLVFTAANVYLGLKVGLTFASTIPAAVISMAVLRAFRNSTIYENNIVQTVASAAGTLSAVIFVLPGLVMIGWWSGFPFAESFGVCAIGGILGVMYSVPLRRALVSGSDLPYPEGVAAAEVLKVGTAAPASAGNRAGLMALLAGTVASAGFAAIVATRIFAGQLAGYFRVGNATTGIGFGLSLALAGAGQLIGITVGLAILTGLVIAWGVATPVLTSLHPLAGSAADVATAVWSHQVRFIGAGAIGVAALWSLGRLARPVAQGVGSAIAASRRRRANGAQSEPITERDLPIGVVLLISLCCLVPLAALLAHFVAGGKLAPLIGIVTIAAVAYVVIAGFFVAAACGYMAGLIGSSNSPVSGLAILAVIGASLMLVAIAKATGTQATLELIAYALFVTAVLLCVATISNDNLQDLKTGQLVGATPWRQQVALIAGVVIGALVIPPILNLLNRGYGFAGAPNLQGAATPLPAPQATLISALAKGVIGGQIDWRLIGTGALIGAGIVAVDELLRRTKKAALPPLAVGLGIYLPASTTLPVVVGAIAGWLYNRWATTCSHSGRAKQLAVLVASGLIVGESLFGVLLAGLIVSTNKPEPFALVGDGFATASAILGGLAFAVVLGGLYWWTSRVSQRPA; this is translated from the coding sequence GTGAACGATCGAGTCGAGTTGACGTTGCGCGCGCTGGTTTTGGGCGCCGCAATCACGCTCGTCTTTACCGCCGCCAACGTCTACCTCGGCCTGAAAGTTGGGCTTACGTTTGCGTCGACGATTCCCGCCGCGGTCATCTCCATGGCGGTTCTGCGCGCCTTTCGTAACTCGACGATCTACGAAAACAACATCGTTCAGACGGTGGCTTCGGCGGCCGGGACGCTCTCGGCGGTCATCTTCGTACTGCCGGGGCTCGTGATGATCGGCTGGTGGAGCGGGTTTCCATTCGCCGAGTCGTTCGGGGTCTGTGCGATCGGCGGTATCCTGGGCGTAATGTACAGCGTTCCGCTGCGCCGCGCTTTGGTCTCGGGTTCGGATCTCCCGTACCCCGAAGGCGTCGCGGCCGCCGAGGTGCTGAAGGTCGGCACGGCCGCACCCGCGAGTGCCGGCAATCGCGCCGGCCTGATGGCCCTGCTCGCCGGAACGGTCGCATCGGCGGGCTTCGCGGCGATCGTAGCCACTCGAATCTTCGCCGGACAGCTCGCCGGCTATTTTCGCGTGGGCAATGCGACCACCGGCATCGGATTCGGGCTCTCGCTCGCGCTCGCCGGGGCGGGTCAACTGATCGGCATCACCGTAGGGCTCGCGATCCTGACGGGCCTCGTGATCGCGTGGGGCGTAGCGACTCCGGTGCTCACCTCCCTACATCCCCTCGCCGGCTCGGCGGCGGACGTCGCGACGGCGGTCTGGTCGCATCAGGTCCGCTTCATCGGCGCGGGAGCAATCGGCGTGGCCGCACTCTGGTCGCTCGGCCGTCTCGCGCGGCCCGTCGCGCAGGGCGTCGGTTCCGCGATCGCAGCGTCGCGGCGGCGCCGCGCGAACGGCGCGCAGAGCGAGCCTATTACCGAACGCGACCTGCCGATCGGCGTCGTTCTTTTAATAAGCCTCTGCTGCCTGGTACCGCTGGCCGCGCTCTTGGCTCACTTCGTCGCCGGCGGCAAGCTCGCGCCGCTTATCGGAATCGTAACAATAGCCGCGGTCGCCTACGTCGTCATCGCCGGATTCTTCGTGGCCGCCGCGTGCGGGTACATGGCCGGCCTGATCGGCTCTTCGAACAGTCCCGTCTCCGGCTTGGCGATTCTCGCCGTGATCGGCGCATCGCTCATGCTCGTTGCGATCGCGAAAGCCACGGGAACCCAGGCCACGCTCGAACTCATCGCGTACGCGCTCTTCGTTACGGCAGTGCTGCTTTGCGTCGCAACGATCTCCAACGACAACCTGCAGGATCTCAAGACCGGCCAGCTCGTCGGCGCGACGCCCTGGCGGCAGCAGGTTGCGCTAATCGCCGGCGTGGTCATCGGCGCGCTCGTGATTCCGCCGATCCTCAACCTCCTCAATCGCGGCTACGGCTTTGCCGGCGCGCCGAATCTGCAGGGGGCCGCAACACCGTTGCCCGCACCCCAAGCGACGCTGATCTCCGCGCTGGCCAAAGGCGTGATCGGCGGCCAGATCGACTGGCGGCTGATCGGAACCGGCGCCCTGATCGGTGCCGGGATCGTGGCCGTAGACGAGCTCTTGCGCCGCACGAAAAAGGCTGCGCTGCCGCCGCTGGCCGTAGGATTGGGCATCTACCTGCCAGCCTCGACGACGCTGCCCGTCGTCGTAGGCGCGATCGCCGGATGGCTCTACAACCGCTGGGCGACGACGTGCTCTCACAGCGGGCGGGCCAAACAGTTGGCCGTGCTGGTCGCATCGGGCCTAATCGTCGGCGAGAGCCTTTTTGGCGTGCTGCTTGCGGGCTTGATCGTCTCGACCAATAAGCCCGAACCCTTTGCGTTGGTCGGCGACGGGTTCGCGACCGCCTCGGCGATTCTCGGAGGCCTCGCCTTTGCGGTGGTGCTCGGCGGCCTTTACTGGTGGACGAGCCGCGTCTCGCAGCGGCCGGCTTAA
- a CDS encoding MgtC/SapB family protein, which translates to MSASLSHITPLELFVRLGIAALLGAFIGFERQWRQRSAGLHTTSLVAIGAALFTLLDIVMGAGDRTRIVAGVVTGVGFIAGGVILRTGANVSGLNTAATMWATAAVGALAGFGLWAEAFAGAAAIILLNCVFQPVADAIDARAHARQAAETRYKLSALCRPESQDAAASAILDAAGGSTIGLQSIEHRRTDDGFISLRAAIYSPKANDRAVETLCGQLLSLSGVEASEWQKSAP; encoded by the coding sequence GTGAGCGCCTCGCTGTCGCACATTACCCCGCTCGAGCTCTTCGTGAGACTCGGTATCGCCGCGCTCTTGGGCGCCTTCATCGGCTTCGAGCGTCAGTGGCGTCAGCGGTCTGCCGGCCTGCATACGACCAGCCTCGTGGCCATCGGCGCCGCGCTCTTTACGCTGCTCGACATCGTCATGGGCGCGGGCGACAGGACCCGTATCGTCGCCGGCGTCGTCACCGGTGTCGGCTTCATCGCCGGGGGCGTCATCCTGCGCACGGGGGCGAACGTCTCGGGGCTCAACACGGCCGCGACGATGTGGGCCACGGCCGCGGTCGGAGCACTCGCCGGTTTCGGCCTCTGGGCGGAAGCCTTCGCCGGAGCGGCCGCCATCATTTTGCTCAACTGCGTCTTTCAACCGGTCGCCGACGCAATCGACGCGCGCGCCCACGCCCGGCAGGCCGCCGAAACGAGGTACAAGCTATCGGCGCTTTGCCGCCCTGAGAGCCAGGACGCAGCCGCAAGCGCAATCCTCGACGCCGCCGGCGGCTCGACGATCGGCCTGCAATCGATCGAACACCGGCGCACCGACGACGGCTTCATCAGCCTGCGCGCCGCCATCTATTCGCCCAAAGCCAACGATCGTGCGGTCGAAACCCTTTGCGGGCAGCTGCTGTCGTTGAGCGGCGTAGAAGCCTCGGAATGGCAGAAAAGCGCCCCGTAA
- a CDS encoding DUF2277 domain-containing protein, whose product MCRNIKTLHNFEPPATDAEIRASAVQFVRKLSGFARPSKANEAAFERAVERVTTAATELLDSLVTHAPARDRETENAKAKARGALRRQSVSPAAGSGIGSSI is encoded by the coding sequence GTGTGCCGCAATATCAAGACCCTGCATAACTTCGAGCCGCCGGCGACCGACGCCGAGATCCGCGCTTCGGCGGTGCAGTTCGTCCGCAAGCTGAGCGGATTCGCGCGCCCGTCGAAAGCCAACGAGGCCGCGTTCGAGCGAGCCGTCGAGCGCGTCACCACTGCGGCGACGGAACTGCTCGACTCACTGGTAACGCACGCTCCAGCGCGCGATCGGGAGACGGAGAACGCGAAGGCCAAAGCGCGCGGCGCGCTGCGGCGTCAGTCGGTTTCGCCGGCGGCCGGCAGCGGCATCGGCAGCTCGATCTGA
- a CDS encoding efflux RND transporter permease subunit has product MWPTRLFVSRPALVFVALALIAVAGGIALTTIVQQQFPNIDFPTISVRASYPGGSTTQIRDAIVRPIEDAIAGAPDLDHINATVQQGQATISAVFSLTSNKTTDLVQVQRRLLVAQSQLPSDMPAPTVGTFDPAQATIVTLGVSSRSLSPGALSAIVTNNIVPDLEQVDGISNVNVGGSVTPAIEVSVNPNTLTSSGLTLNDIVSTISLNNLREPGGIAYLPNRETTIDVRGDVRNAQTVANLPVFGASPFTSTFGNASYNEPAIPGAPGAPVSSSSSQRSAGAAAALPTPAAQTNNTSAASNAAAPATAAPLANASPAPSPLSSTAPTPGTAVTFATPTPLAVPSPAATFNPVVAQAILQTTATTAPSAAPGSQQNASTPAGSGGGGYGGPSLSSVNPWTATARVIRVGDVAAVTDSYEPQRQYSYVGTVPTISLSVQKSTGASEVTAAQNVMKALPGIEGSFPALDFKLLNDQATYTKQQIWGVFHTLIEAVAITALVMLFFLRSWRNSIVVLIAIPASLCVTLAAMKAVNFTIDTVSLLAMTLIIGILVDDSIVVLENVERHYDNGEAPREAAIKGRTQIGSAAVVITLVDVVVFLPIAFLPGTVGKFLSEFALVVVVATLTSLCISFTITPALAGNWSLLSNWQAPKPIERFAEGFENLRQWYSRRALPWALDRPVAIVVVSAVAVVFSILLVPLGAVGFEFMPPIDRGEIFVQATYPTGTPLTTVNAAIGQMAARFQKLPDVASQTALAGGTQSNFGGLLVQGSVGQIHVFLKPDRKKSTSYWAPVLGRIAGEVASGARVVAIPATGTGGGNSQPIDYLITSTRDSPEVYAAKVAQALRETPGTANVNSSAQQLAPQVDIEFDRDRARVLGVNIGQAAAAIRAAFGGTLATQFNTSRGTKYVQVLYPRAFQTSLTTVAEIPVRSLGGSIVHVGDVAHFVEDPSEPLLTRVNRETVVHVQSNLAAGATQSIVQKAFLTRLAALHLPSSVLVKANVGGQQQNLSDTVRGMGSALVLSLLLVYLLMVALYDSYRLPFIIMFAVPVAAVGALTSLALTHQALNLFSLIGTVLLVGLASKNGILLVDFAHHMVERGMSRSDAMIEAARERFRPIVMTTCAMIAGMTPIALALDAGAAQRQALGIVVIGGLISSLLLTLVLVPVMFMWLGPRSHGERAAVAPAAPPMPAAVK; this is encoded by the coding sequence ATGTGGCCGACTCGTCTCTTCGTTTCTCGGCCGGCGCTGGTGTTCGTCGCGCTCGCGCTCATCGCGGTGGCCGGCGGGATCGCGCTGACGACGATCGTGCAGCAGCAGTTTCCCAACATCGATTTCCCGACGATCAGCGTGCGCGCGAGTTATCCCGGCGGATCGACGACGCAGATCCGCGACGCGATCGTACGGCCGATCGAAGATGCGATTGCCGGAGCTCCGGACCTCGACCACATCAACGCGACCGTTCAGCAGGGGCAGGCGACGATCTCGGCAGTCTTTTCGCTGACCTCCAACAAAACGACCGATCTCGTTCAGGTCCAGCGGCGGCTGCTCGTCGCGCAATCGCAGCTGCCCAGCGATATGCCGGCGCCCACGGTCGGCACCTTCGATCCGGCGCAGGCCACGATCGTCACGCTCGGCGTGAGCTCGCGCTCTCTTTCGCCGGGCGCGCTCTCGGCGATCGTCACCAACAACATCGTCCCCGACCTCGAACAAGTCGACGGCATCTCCAATGTAAACGTCGGCGGCTCGGTGACCCCGGCAATCGAGGTCTCGGTTAATCCCAATACGCTGACTTCGTCGGGGCTGACGCTCAACGACATCGTCAGCACGATCTCGCTCAATAACCTGCGCGAACCCGGCGGCATCGCCTACCTCCCGAACCGCGAGACGACGATCGACGTCCGCGGTGACGTTCGCAACGCGCAGACGGTCGCAAACCTTCCGGTGTTCGGAGCGTCGCCCTTTACCTCGACATTTGGAAATGCATCGTATAACGAGCCCGCTATTCCGGGCGCCCCAGGCGCCCCGGTGAGCTCGTCGAGTTCGCAAAGGAGTGCGGGGGCGGCCGCCGCGTTGCCGACGCCGGCCGCGCAGACGAACAATACTTCGGCGGCAAGCAATGCGGCAGCGCCCGCAACCGCGGCTCCGCTTGCGAACGCGTCGCCTGCGCCGTCGCCGTTATCGTCGACGGCGCCGACGCCGGGGACCGCGGTAACCTTCGCGACACCGACACCGCTGGCCGTACCCTCACCAGCCGCGACGTTCAATCCCGTCGTGGCGCAGGCGATCCTTCAAACGACCGCGACGACGGCGCCGAGCGCCGCACCGGGTTCGCAGCAGAACGCGAGCACGCCCGCAGGATCGGGCGGAGGCGGCTATGGCGGACCGTCGCTTTCGAGCGTGAATCCGTGGACCGCTACGGCGCGCGTCATCCGCGTCGGCGACGTCGCAGCGGTTACGGACTCGTACGAGCCGCAGCGGCAGTACAGCTACGTCGGTACGGTGCCGACGATCTCGCTGAGCGTCCAGAAATCAACCGGAGCCAGCGAAGTAACCGCCGCGCAGAACGTGATGAAGGCGTTGCCGGGAATCGAAGGCTCCTTCCCGGCACTCGACTTTAAGCTCCTCAACGATCAGGCGACCTACACAAAGCAACAGATTTGGGGTGTCTTTCATACGCTGATCGAGGCGGTCGCGATCACGGCGCTCGTCATGCTGTTCTTTCTGCGGTCGTGGCGCAACTCGATCGTCGTCCTCATCGCAATTCCGGCTTCGCTGTGCGTGACGCTGGCCGCGATGAAAGCCGTCAACTTCACGATCGACACCGTTTCGCTGCTTGCAATGACCTTGATCATCGGGATCTTGGTCGACGATTCGATCGTCGTGCTCGAGAACGTCGAGCGGCATTACGATAACGGCGAGGCCCCGCGTGAAGCGGCGATCAAAGGGCGGACGCAGATCGGCTCCGCTGCCGTGGTGATCACGCTCGTCGACGTCGTCGTCTTTCTTCCGATTGCATTTCTTCCGGGTACCGTCGGCAAGTTTCTTTCCGAGTTCGCGCTGGTCGTGGTCGTCGCGACGCTTACCTCGCTCTGCATCTCATTTACGATAACGCCGGCCTTGGCCGGCAACTGGTCGCTGCTGTCGAACTGGCAGGCGCCCAAACCGATCGAGCGTTTTGCCGAGGGCTTCGAAAATTTGCGCCAGTGGTATTCGCGGCGGGCGTTGCCGTGGGCGCTGGATCGTCCGGTGGCGATCGTCGTCGTCTCCGCCGTCGCGGTCGTGTTCTCGATTCTGCTGGTACCGCTGGGGGCCGTCGGCTTCGAGTTCATGCCCCCAATCGATCGCGGTGAGATCTTCGTCCAGGCAACCTATCCGACCGGCACGCCGCTGACGACGGTTAACGCGGCGATTGGGCAGATGGCCGCGCGCTTCCAAAAGCTGCCCGACGTCGCGTCGCAGACGGCGCTCGCCGGCGGAACGCAATCGAATTTCGGCGGCCTCCTCGTTCAAGGCTCCGTCGGCCAGATTCACGTCTTCTTGAAACCGGATCGTAAAAAGTCGACGAGCTACTGGGCACCGGTGCTCGGACGCATCGCGGGCGAAGTCGCATCCGGGGCGCGCGTCGTCGCCATCCCGGCCACCGGCACCGGCGGGGGGAACTCTCAGCCGATCGACTATCTGATTACGTCGACGCGCGACAGCCCCGAAGTCTACGCCGCGAAGGTCGCGCAAGCGCTGCGCGAGACGCCGGGCACCGCGAACGTCAACAGCTCCGCACAGCAGCTCGCGCCGCAGGTCGACATCGAATTCGATCGGGACCGGGCGCGCGTCTTGGGCGTGAATATCGGCCAAGCCGCGGCGGCGATCCGCGCAGCATTCGGCGGGACGCTCGCCACCCAGTTCAACACTTCTCGCGGCACGAAATACGTGCAGGTGCTCTACCCGCGTGCCTTCCAGACGAGCCTGACGACCGTCGCCGAGATTCCAGTCAGATCGCTCGGCGGATCGATCGTGCACGTCGGTGACGTGGCGCACTTCGTCGAGGATCCTTCCGAGCCGCTGCTGACGCGCGTCAATCGCGAGACGGTCGTTCACGTCCAGTCGAATCTCGCGGCCGGCGCGACGCAGTCGATCGTCCAGAAAGCATTTCTGACGCGCCTGGCAGCCCTGCACCTGCCTTCGTCGGTTTTGGTAAAGGCCAACGTGGGCGGCCAGCAGCAGAATCTCTCCGATACGGTGCGCGGAATGGGCTCGGCGCTGGTCCTCTCGCTGCTGCTGGTCTATCTGCTGATGGTCGCGCTGTACGACAGCTATCGTCTTCCCTTCATCATCATGTTCGCCGTGCCGGTAGCGGCGGTCGGTGCGCTGACCTCGCTTGCGCTCACGCATCAGGCGCTCAATCTCTTTTCGCTCATCGGAACGGTGCTGCTCGTCGGCCTGGCTTCCAAAAACGGCATTCTGCTCGTCGACTTCGCCCACCACATGGTCGAGCGAGGGATGAGCCGGAGCGATGCGATGATCGAGGCTGCGCGCGAACGCTTTCGCCCGATCGTCATGACGACGTGTGCGATGATCGCCGGTATGACCCCCATCGCGCTCGCGCTCGATGCGGGCGCGGCGCAGCGCCAGGCGCTGGGCATCGTCGTAATCGGCGGCCTGATCAGCTCCCTCTTGCTGACGCTCGTCCTCGTCCCGGTGATGTTCATGTGGCTCGGGCCGCGCTCGCACGGCGAGCGGGCGGCAGTCGCCCCGGCCGCACCGCCGATGCCGGCGGCGGTGAAATAG
- a CDS encoding efflux RND transporter periplasmic adaptor subunit: protein MRLAISIALVALLTMGCGAGRGHRGRSASPGPASVPTQTAAPATVHPTVQIAGIVAPYQNVAISSALSEPTDSVSVIQGDIVRRGKILALLDTTDLRASFTAAERSAESSVARVSQTQYQAQLNIGQGGDQVRNATAALQQAQQTLALDQKNLTRFQTLENSGYVSQQQVDQQRTTVHNDQQQVLSAQASLQSASLNAKVNGSYQQGLQAANVASAQADAASAQAQAAQIQAQIDKAQIISPVDGVVVNRNLNPGEYPGSRTIFTVQQLNPVYAELNASSEDVFRIRRGAAVSVTVAGVNAAPYRGRINAVLGQVQPGSTNFTVEAILSNPEYRLKSGMAVTGTVDLPAVTGIGVPATAFLDDAHDSLMLVAPDGTAKLTKVAERGSDGKTSVVTGVPAGSKVISNGQLGITSGQQIAGESPEP, encoded by the coding sequence ATGAGATTGGCGATATCGATTGCGCTCGTCGCGCTGCTGACGATGGGTTGCGGCGCTGGCCGAGGGCATCGCGGACGTTCTGCCTCGCCGGGACCGGCCAGCGTGCCGACGCAGACCGCGGCTCCGGCGACGGTCCACCCGACGGTGCAGATTGCCGGCATCGTCGCGCCCTACCAAAACGTCGCGATCTCGAGCGCCCTTTCAGAGCCGACCGATTCCGTCAGCGTCATCCAGGGCGATATCGTCCGGCGCGGCAAGATCCTCGCGCTGCTCGACACGACGGATCTGCGCGCGAGCTTCACGGCCGCGGAGCGCAGCGCGGAGTCTTCGGTTGCGCGAGTCTCGCAAACGCAGTATCAGGCCCAGCTCAATATCGGCCAGGGCGGCGACCAGGTACGCAACGCCACGGCGGCGCTCCAGCAAGCCCAACAGACCCTCGCCCTCGACCAAAAGAACTTGACGCGCTTTCAAACGCTCGAAAACAGCGGATACGTCTCGCAGCAGCAAGTCGACCAGCAGCGCACGACCGTTCACAACGATCAGCAGCAGGTGCTCTCGGCGCAAGCGTCGCTGCAGTCCGCTTCGCTCAACGCGAAGGTCAACGGCAGCTATCAGCAAGGGCTTCAGGCCGCGAACGTCGCGTCGGCGCAGGCCGACGCGGCCTCCGCGCAAGCGCAGGCCGCGCAAATTCAAGCGCAGATCGACAAGGCGCAGATAATTTCCCCGGTCGACGGCGTCGTTGTGAACCGGAATCTCAACCCGGGCGAATATCCCGGTTCACGCACGATCTTTACGGTCCAGCAGCTCAACCCGGTCTATGCCGAGCTCAACGCGTCCTCCGAGGACGTCTTTCGGATACGGCGCGGTGCCGCGGTCTCGGTCACCGTCGCTGGGGTCAATGCCGCGCCGTATCGCGGCCGGATCAACGCGGTACTCGGACAAGTACAGCCGGGATCGACGAACTTCACCGTCGAGGCGATCCTTTCGAATCCGGAATACCGCCTCAAATCGGGCATGGCGGTTACCGGCACGGTTGACCTCCCCGCCGTGACGGGAATCGGCGTTCCGGCGACGGCGTTTCTCGACGACGCGCACGACAGCCTCATGCTCGTTGCGCCGGACGGAACCGCGAAGCTTACGAAGGTTGCCGAACGCGGCAGCGACGGCAAAACATCGGTCGTAACCGGTGTTCCCGCGGGATCGAAGGTGATCTCGAACGGGCAGCTCGGCATTACGTCGGGGCAGCAAATAGCGGGCGAATCCCCCGAACCGTAG
- a CDS encoding efflux RND transporter permease subunit, which produces MWLTDLFVRRPTLVTVFLSLVLLAGTIAGFNLVKQQLPNYDVPSIQVQLTYSGASTTEMRDAIVRPLEDQIAGAPDLSYIETSIQPGQASIVAVFSLTSDQNTDLVQVQGRVQNSLHQLPSDLPTPQISIYNPSEAVVVSLSASSSTLSLGDLSSIVTNTIVPSIEQVPGVSFVQENGAVTASIQVNVNPRALQSSGFTLTDVINAVANNNVRAPGGIVYQPNRETNLDIRGDITDVPSVAGLLLGNTTTSPAGSAESTVYPWTAAPRLYRIGDIANVKDAYETQRVYAYTNAKPTVELDVQKAAGASEVAASNAVLAQLPALRAQYPDINFSVLSVQSTYTKELLSGVTRTLIEGILFTAIVMLFFLRSWRNAIVVMISVPASFLVTLAAMRLVGFTLDTVSLLAMTLMIGILVDDSIVVLENIERHHAEGEAPRAAAVNGLTQIGVATIVITLVIVVVFAPISFLPGSVGLFLREFGLVVTVATLTSLFVSFAVTPALAGRWALYSRWKPWKIVDRFGRGFENVRQWYTRRALPWGLEHRSAVVWISFVSLVLALLLIPLGIVGFEYMPPVDRGEIFVNIEFPTGTPLTQTQQAVLKAERVIDGIADMQSETTMAGAYQGQVSGYINNGAIGQIHLFLRDRRGHSTEYWSDYLRSKIGGLLPGANVVAVPATDPSGGIAQPIAYVVSSLTADPSQAAARAYSALAATPGTVDATTSLTNEAPQVEVEFDRNNARALDASIGTASTAVRAAFGGDTATQFTGAQGLKDVQVIYPPADLRSLGQISAIPIRANNGSIVRVGDIITLVGAPAPPLIMRIDRRNVVLIGANVAPGATLSNVERAFEKRLRQLDLPKSIVVTPVAGGNQESVHDTATEMAVSLALSILLVYLLMVALYNGYVTPFIIMFTVPVAVVGALGALALTHQTLNLFSMIGAILLVGLVSKNGILLVDFANQLRERGLTKLEAIEESAHARFRPIVMTTIAMIAGMLPLALALDPGSQAERPLGIVVIGGLSSSLVLTLLLIPIMYLRFAPQHFRSSSLNGEADSHQIELPMPLPAAGETD; this is translated from the coding sequence ATGTGGCTGACCGATCTCTTCGTTCGCAGGCCGACGCTCGTCACGGTCTTTCTCTCGCTGGTGCTGCTTGCGGGCACGATCGCCGGCTTCAACTTGGTAAAACAGCAGCTTCCGAATTACGACGTGCCCTCGATCCAAGTGCAGCTGACGTACTCGGGAGCCTCGACGACGGAGATGCGCGATGCGATCGTTCGTCCGCTCGAGGATCAGATCGCGGGGGCGCCCGACCTTAGTTACATCGAAACGTCGATTCAGCCCGGGCAGGCCTCGATCGTCGCCGTCTTCTCCTTGACCTCCGATCAGAATACGGATCTCGTTCAGGTGCAGGGGCGCGTGCAGAACTCGTTGCACCAGCTGCCGAGCGATCTTCCGACGCCGCAAATCTCGATCTACAACCCGAGCGAGGCGGTCGTCGTCTCACTGAGTGCTTCTTCGTCGACGCTCTCGCTGGGCGACCTTTCATCGATCGTGACCAATACGATCGTTCCGTCGATCGAACAAGTCCCCGGCGTCTCGTTCGTTCAGGAGAACGGCGCCGTCACGGCGTCGATACAGGTTAACGTCAATCCGCGGGCGCTGCAGTCCTCCGGCTTCACGCTGACCGACGTGATCAACGCGGTCGCGAACAATAACGTACGCGCTCCCGGCGGCATCGTGTACCAGCCGAACCGAGAGACGAACCTCGACATTCGCGGCGACATCACCGACGTGCCCTCGGTCGCGGGGCTGCTGCTCGGGAACACGACGACCTCGCCCGCCGGATCGGCGGAAAGCACGGTCTATCCGTGGACGGCTGCGCCGCGGCTCTACCGGATCGGCGACATCGCAAACGTGAAGGACGCCTACGAAACGCAGCGCGTCTATGCCTACACAAACGCAAAGCCCACCGTCGAGCTCGACGTCCAGAAGGCCGCCGGCGCGAGCGAGGTCGCTGCGTCCAACGCGGTGCTCGCCCAGCTTCCCGCACTGCGGGCGCAGTATCCGGATATCAATTTTTCGGTTTTGAGCGTTCAGTCGACGTACACGAAGGAGCTGCTCTCCGGCGTCACGCGGACGCTGATCGAGGGCATCCTCTTCACGGCGATCGTGATGCTGTTTTTCCTGCGCTCTTGGCGCAACGCGATCGTCGTCATGATCTCCGTGCCGGCCTCGTTCCTCGTCACGCTGGCCGCGATGCGCCTCGTCGGCTTTACGCTCGACACCGTATCGCTGCTGGCGATGACGCTGATGATCGGCATCCTCGTCGACGACTCGATCGTCGTCTTGGAGAATATCGAACGGCATCACGCCGAGGGCGAGGCGCCCAGAGCGGCTGCGGTCAACGGCCTGACGCAGATCGGCGTTGCGACGATCGTCATTACGCTGGTAATCGTCGTCGTCTTTGCGCCGATTTCGTTCCTCCCCGGTTCCGTCGGCCTCTTCTTGCGCGAGTTCGGCCTCGTCGTTACGGTCGCGACGCTGACGTCGCTCTTCGTATCCTTTGCGGTCACGCCGGCGCTGGCCGGGCGCTGGGCGCTGTATTCGCGCTGGAAACCGTGGAAAATCGTCGATCGATTCGGCCGCGGCTTCGAGAACGTTCGGCAATGGTATACGCGGCGCGCGCTTCCGTGGGGGCTCGAGCACCGCTCGGCCGTCGTGTGGATCTCGTTCGTGAGCCTGGTTCTCGCGTTGCTGTTGATACCGCTTGGGATCGTCGGTTTCGAATACATGCCGCCGGTCGACCGCGGTGAGATCTTCGTCAACATCGAGTTCCCGACGGGAACGCCGCTGACGCAGACGCAGCAGGCCGTGCTTAAGGCCGAACGCGTTATCGACGGCATCGCGGATATGCAGTCCGAGACCACAATGGCGGGCGCCTATCAGGGGCAGGTCAGCGGCTACATCAATAACGGCGCAATCGGACAGATCCACCTCTTCCTGCGCGATCGGCGGGGGCACTCGACCGAGTATTGGTCCGACTACCTGCGCTCGAAGATCGGCGGGCTTTTGCCCGGCGCCAACGTCGTCGCGGTTCCGGCGACCGATCCGTCCGGCGGCATCGCCCAGCCGATCGCCTACGTCGTTTCGAGCCTAACCGCGGATCCTTCACAGGCGGCGGCGCGTGCGTATTCCGCGCTGGCGGCGACGCCGGGAACCGTCGACGCGACGACGTCGCTCACGAACGAGGCGCCGCAAGTCGAGGTCGAGTTCGACCGCAACAACGCGCGCGCACTCGACGCAAGCATCGGCACGGCGTCGACGGCCGTGCGTGCCGCGTTCGGCGGCGATACGGCAACGCAGTTCACCGGTGCCCAGGGGCTCAAAGACGTACAAGTGATCTACCCGCCGGCCGATCTGCGCTCGCTGGGTCAGATCTCGGCGATTCCGATACGCGCGAACAACGGCTCGATCGTGCGCGTCGGCGACATCATTACGCTGGTCGGCGCGCCGGCGCCGCCGCTGATCATGCGGATCGACCGGCGCAACGTCGTGCTGATCGGGGCGAACGTCGCTCCCGGCGCGACGCTTTCAAACGTCGAGCGAGCCTTCGAGAAGCGGCTGCGGCAGCTCGATCTGCCAAAAAGCATCGTCGTTACGCCGGTCGCCGGCGGTAATCAGGAGAGCGTGCACGATACCGCGACCGAGATGGCCGTCTCGCTGGCGCTCTCGATCTTGCTGGTCTACCTACTGATGGTCGCGCTCTACAACGGCTACGTGACGCCGTTCATCATCATGTTCACGGTTCCGGTCGCGGTGGTCGGCGCGCTCGGCGCGCTTGCGCTCACCCACCAGACGCTCAATCTCTTCTCGATGATCGGCGCGATCCTGCTCGTCGGCTTGGTGTCGAAGAACGGCATTCTGCTCGTCGACTTCGCCAATCAGCTGCGCGAACGCGGGCTTACCAAGCTCGAAGCGATCGAGGAGAGCGCGCACGCGAGATTTCGGCCGATCGTCATGACGACGATCGCGATGATCGCCGGGATGCTGCCCCTGGCGCTCGCGCTCGATCCGGGGTCGCAGGCCGAGCGTCCGCTGGGCATCGTCGTGATCGGCGGCCTCTCGAGCTCGCTGGTTCTGACGCTGCTGCTTATTCCGATTATGTATCTACGCTTTGCGCCGCAGCATTTTCGCTCGTCCTCGCTCAACGGCGAAGCCGATTCGCATCAGATCGAGCTGCCGATGCCGCTGCCGGCCGCCGGCGAAACCGACTGA